AATCAAGTTTCCAAGATTCACTCTTAAGGACATGATTGCATCTCAGCACAGGCTCCTGGAGGTGTTGGGCCTCCAGGAGCTCTATTGTGTGATCGGCGCATCTATGGGCGGCATGCAAGCCCTTCAATGGACTGCAAGTCATCGAGATGCAGTGAAGAGAGTTGTGGCAATGACACCCCAAGCAAGAACCTCAGCTTGGTCTCAGCTAGCAAATGCCCTTTCTCGGGAAATTTTAATGAGCGATCCAAACTGGCAGAGGGGATTTGTTCGTGAAGAAATCTGGAGAATGTGGGGTGGTTTAATGATGGGAATCATTCCAGGGACTCCTGAGTCTGTTCAAAGAAGTATTCCAAGCTTTAAGGACGCAGGGGAATTATTGCGAGACTTTCAACTGCAAGCACAAAACCGCAAAATAGATCCACGAGACTGGGTTTGGCAGACCTTTGCCTATGATGCACACGATCTGGCCGATACCGAAAACAGGCTCTCAGCAGAGGAGGTCCTTCACTCCATTGAGATCCCAGCACTAATCATTGGAGCCCCAGGGGATCTCTACAATCCAACTGAAGAAGCCCGTAAGTCCGCTGCGCTCTTGAGTAACGGTCTCTACCGTGAAATTCCATCTTTTCTAGGTCATGCCGCTGCAAGTGACAGGAGAGCTGAGGACGCAGACTTTCTCAATCGGGTAATATCAGATTTTCTCTCCGATTAATCAGAATTCAATCACTGTGCGGATGTTTTCTCCTTTGCGCATCATGGCAAAGCCCTCATTTATTTCGGAAAGTGAGATTCTTTGGTCGATCAGTTGACCCAGAGCATATTTTCCGCTGCGGTAGAGCTCTACCAGTGCAGGGAAATCCCTATGTGGGTGAGCTGCTCCATAGCTTGATCGAACAAAAAGCTTATCACCCATCATCGAACCCCAGCGCACATTAATTTGCTCTTCAACTGGCATTTTCCCCAGGACGATAAGCTTGCCTCCATTACGCACTGCATCCCAGGAGCTTTGTAGCGTATGCCTAACTCCTGCGGCTTCAAACAGGTGATCAACACCTCTGCCTTCGGTAAGGTTGCTTATTTCTGGAATTGCGTCTTCTGGAGAAAACACATGGGTTGCGCCAAAGGATAGGGCTCTTTGCCGCCTGACAGTTACTGGGTCAACACCAATCACTTGAGTTGCTCCGGACAACTCTGCAGCCTTGAGGACATTGAGGCCCACGGCTCCACATCCAAAGACTCCCACAGAATCTCCTGGGCGCACTTGGGCTACGTTTCTAACAGCACCGTAGCCCGTCATTACCCCACAGCCCAAAATGCAGGCCTCTGCCCACGGAATACAATCAGGAATTCTAACGGCAGCTTTTTCATCAATGACGCAAAATTCCGCATGTGATGAAATTACCGAGAAATGATGCAGCGGTGACCCATCGGATAGAGTTAATTTTCTTTCACCGCAAAAAGTTAATCCTCGGGGGTTGTTTGTTGTAAGCTGATGGCACAGGATGGGTTGATCTTGCGAACAAAAATAGCAACCCCCACAGGCCGGCGTCCAAGAACAAACAATTCGATCCCCAACTGAGACTTGTGTGACCTCAGTCCCGATTTCTACGACTTCACCAGAACCTTCATGCCCTAAAACAACAGGCATGGGCCAATGGAGATCACCGTTGATGATCTCCAAATCGGTATGACACAGTCCAGAAGCCTTGAGCTGGATCAATACTTCAGTAGAACCCAGTTCCTGGAGTTGAACCGACTCAACTCGCAGTTGTTCACCTGGCTTGTGGAGAACTGCAGCCTGAAACTCCATAAAATAAAGCTGCGCTCAAATGTTGTAGATTCTTTGAGCATTTTGATTCATCACTCGCCTTTGAACTTCGGAGCTATGCTTGCCAATGATCTCTCTAAAAGCTCCCACCCAAGTCAAAAGTTGAGTTCCGAAGAGACAAACTGGCCAGTCGCCCCCAAAAACGACTCGCTCTGATCCAAAAACCTCAAGGCAGTGATTGATGGTAGGTGCCAAAGTGTCTGCGTTCCAGCCTGCCTGAGCCCGTGCTACGATCCCTGAGATTTTGCAGATTGTGTTCGGAGAGCCAGCAAGCTCGGACATTTGATCTTTCCAGCCCTGAGCCGTATGCCAAAATGGATTGTCAGTCGGCTCACTACCTGGATCAGTGTCTCCGTTGACAATGTGAGGGTCAGCATTGCCACAATGGTCGATCACAAAGGTTGTTTCTGGTGTAGACATAACTAATTTCACGGCATCAGGGAGATCTGCTGGTCTGATACAGATGTCAAAGATCAGACCACTGCGGCCAAGCTCTGTAACACCCGAAATAAAATCTTCCTGGAGACAATAACCAGGGCCGGTCTGAGGAATATGCAGAACACTTCGTACTCCTCTTACATGGGGATTTGCTGCCTTTAGCTTAAGATTATCCTTGAAGTCCGCTGCCATTGGATCGAGTGCAATTACCATAGCCTGCATAGGCGTCTCTGGGGAGAGGCAGTGTTCAGTCATTTGCTCAACCTCCAAAGCCATGCACTCAGGATCAACATTTACCTCCATGTAAACTGTTTTTTCGATACCAGTTCCCTCTGCAGCCTTGAGATAATCGGACATCAGATAGCTCCGATTCATCAACTCAAGCCCCTTGACCCAGGATAGTGAGAGCTTATCAAGGTCCCATAGGTGTTGATGAGTGTCGATAATTGGAATCATGTCAACCTCTGATTTTAGGAGTGTTGGGAAAATGGCAGACAGGCTGGACCGAGTGGACTGAATGACTTGTAGGTCATGATGAATTCCTGGTGGAGCAGTGTTTCTGATTTGGTGCGCTGTCCCTGGGCAGTCTCCAAAACTTTTTGAACAATCTCTTCACCAATTTCACTAGGTTCAGCTTTGCCGTACAGGATTCGCCCTGAATCAATATACATATCATCCTGCAATTGTTGAAAAGTTTCAGGGTTTGCACAAACCTTGATCACTGGCGAGATGGCGGAACCAACTACAGAACCTCCACCGGTAGTAAAAAGAATCAAATGAGAGCCACAGGCGATCAGTTCAGCGATTTCTGCATTGTTGTTGATATTTGGGAAACCAAAACGCACTTCGCCATCAGAGACCACATCCAAAAGATAGAGACCTCCTTTGGAAGGCTGGTCTCCTGGTTTCAGGAGCCCATGAATTTTACTATGTCCAGATTTGGCATAGGCTCCCAAGGATTTTCCTCCACACTAGAGAGACCACCGTCAGCATTACCAGGTGCAAAACTTCCGTAGCCTAGGGTGCTGTAGTAGAGTGCTGCCTTCTCCATGGATCTCTGGATTTCCAATCCCAAATCTGAACTGATAGCCCGAGTCTGCATGTGTTCTTCACAGCCGATCAACTCACCAGTCTCTTCAAAAATGCAGGTAGCTCCTTGCGAGACAAGTTCGTCAAAGGCACTTCCCACTGCAGGGTTAGCGGTGATCCCACTGGTGCCATCGGATCCTCCACAGATCGTTCCGACTACAAGTTCGCCTAGCGATGCACACTCCTTTGGACGATTTGGTGTTTTTTCAATAATTTCTTCCACCCATCTCCTGCCTCGAGTAATTGTCTGCCGAGTTCCCTCATTCTCCTGAATCACAAGTGTTCTGACAGGGCGATCGCTTTCTCTGATATGCTTTTCAAGGCCGAACCGATTGGATCCCTCGCAGCCGAGTGAAATCAGTAGGACAGCACCAACATTTGGGTGCGTGCAAAGCGAACACATCATTCGCTGAGAGTAATCATTCGGATAGCACCCTGGGAATCCAATCGGATGCACATCCCTTTCACGGAATGGCCACTGAATTTCCCTGGCGACATGATGTGCGTATTCAACAAGATAGGCCACAACGATGACGTTACGGATATCTATTTTGCCATCTGAACGTCGGTAACCCTTGAACTCATCATTCATCATGTGTTCTCTAACTCTCTACGAGAAAAATCATGGGTATGGGTGGGGATGTAATCAGATTTCATATTTTGAGTATGCACATGGTCCCCAGAGGGTATTTCTGTGGTTGCAGAACTAATTGGAACTCCGAATTTTATAATCTTTTCTGAAGCTTTGATCGCAACTAGTGCCACCTTGTGGCCAATGGGAATCTGCTTATGGAGCAAAATCTTTTTGTGCCCCCTCCAACTCCAGAATTTCTCCAGCTTCAAGATTTCGACAGGCAACAATGACGTTGTTCTCAGGAGCTAGGTGAAGTACAGAACGGAGTTTGTTCTCATTAATTGTTGAGAGCATCAGAACACCTTTAGGGTCATATTTTCAATCTGATCCAAATCAAATGAGATCCCAAGTCCGGGTCCCTGAGGGAGATGTGCCTGTCCATTCTTGATGTTGATTGGCTCGGCTAAGCCAAAACAAAATGGTTCCATTGGGGTAAGGAGTTCAAAAAAATCACAATTTCGCATAGCTCCGATACAGTGCAGGTTGACAAGATCCAGCCCGTGAAAAATGGAGGTATGTACTTCACAATTGACTCCAAAGGCCTCAGCAAGTCTTGCTGTCTTCATTGTCCCCGTGACTCCTCCAGTCCAGGAGATGTCAGCTCTGACTCTGTCGACAACACGACGCGAGATGCATTCAGCTACACTGTAGGGGTGTTTGTTGAGCACCTCACAGCCCACAACTGGGATCTCAAGCACTCTTGTCAATTCTCTTAAGCTATGGAAGTTCTCGTCCCAGAGTGGTTCTTCCAACCAGTAATAATCTTGAGTTTCGAGAAATCTACCGAAGCG
The nucleotide sequence above comes from SAR324 cluster bacterium. Encoded proteins:
- a CDS encoding amidohydrolase family protein, which translates into the protein MIPIIDTHQHLWDLDKLSLSWVKGLELMNRSYLMSDYLKAAEGTGIEKTVYMEVNVDPECMALEVEQMTEHCLSPETPMQAMVIALDPMAADFKDNLKLKAANPHVRGVRSVLHIPQTGPGYCLQEDFISGVTELGRSGLIFDICIRPADLPDAVKLVMSTPETTFVIDHCGNADPHIVNGDTDPGSEPTDNPFWHTAQGWKDQMSELAGSPNTICKISGIVARAQAGWNADTLAPTINHCLEVFGSERVVFGGDWPVCLFGTQLLTWVGAFREIIGKHSSEVQRRVMNQNAQRIYNI
- a CDS encoding alpha/beta fold hydrolase gives rise to the protein MILKPTKYSIGDLQLESGEVIRNAFVSAAIIGKKPLKEGRAVLCCASIAGNHRRLEFLMGPGCALDPDQYCIIATDALGNGWSSSPSNSREQPGIKFPRFTLKDMIASQHRLLEVLGLQELYCVIGASMGGMQALQWTASHRDAVKRVVAMTPQARTSAWSQLANALSREILMSDPNWQRGFVREEIWRMWGGLMMGIIPGTPESVQRSIPSFKDAGELLRDFQLQAQNRKIDPRDWVWQTFAYDAHDLADTENRLSAEEVLHSIEIPALIIGAPGDLYNPTEEARKSAALLSNGLYREIPSFLGHAAASDRRAEDADFLNRVISDFLSD
- a CDS encoding Zn-dependent alcohol dehydrogenase codes for the protein MEFQAAVLHKPGEQLRVESVQLQELGSTEVLIQLKASGLCHTDLEIINGDLHWPMPVVLGHEGSGEVVEIGTEVTQVSVGDRIVCSWTPACGGCYFCSQDQPILCHQLTTNNPRGLTFCGERKLTLSDGSPLHHFSVISSHAEFCVIDEKAAVRIPDCIPWAEACILGCGVMTGYGAVRNVAQVRPGDSVGVFGCGAVGLNVLKAAELSGATQVIGVDPVTVRRQRALSFGATHVFSPEDAIPEISNLTEGRGVDHLFEAAGVRHTLQSSWDAVRNGGKLIVLGKMPVEEQINVRWGSMMGDKLFVRSSYGAAHPHRDFPALVELYRSGKYALGQLIDQRISLSEINEGFAMMRKGENIRTVIEF